CATGCCTAATCAAGCGGTGGCCTCGtgccctctccctcggcaACAATCAAAGACCCTGAAAGCTCCAGAATACTAGAACCTCGCTCGCTCACGAACCAACGGACCTGCCAGGTCGCTGACCGTGTCACTCCATCAGCAAGAGCTGAATGAGGTTTCCAACTCTTCCTGTTGGTAgctgggaggtgggtgggtgggtggctACCTTGAGGGACAGAGCCAATAAGAGAATGGCGTCTTTCCATCGTGATTTCTGCTTCGGCAGCGTGGATAAGAGGTGTCTGTTGGGGCgggagtgggaagggggagggaggggggtgacgAAAGGAGAGGGGTGAGTTGGTTGAGTAGATATTCCAGATAGGTCGAGGGTTTCCATGACTGGAGGGGGCGGGAtgaagggggttggtgtcaCCTCTgtgaggggatgggggaggtgtttAGTGTGGGTTTTGTGGTGGTAGGAGTGATGAGGTTTGTACCCAGGGGCAGAAGAGGTAGCTAAGGGGTTAAACGTCGGGTATCAAAGTGTGTTGGCGAGGGCTCGAGATGGCGGGTGAAGTTTGAAGAGAGCGGTCTTGTACTCCATTCTGTCGTGGCGATATCCTAGTCTCGACAGGATGGGTATACCGGTCGTCGAAAGGTTCAAGATGAGAGTCTCGATGATGTTTTGATCGACCATGTCTACTTTCGACATTACCCTGTTCACAGTTTTGCCCAAAGACCAAGTCAAAAAAGCAGATGTCATTCCCAAGACGTTGGATGACCATGTCGAGACTGGTGGTAGTCTATATACCTTCTCAAAAGTCTAGTCCATCCTCCGTTGATGACCGGCTGCCCAACTCTCAAACAACAAAAGCAAAATCTGACAAGGTACCCGGGGAGGGATGCCAAAACCACCGCTTCCACACCCCTAAACAACATGCCCCCCCACTTTAGTACCCCAACTAACCACTCCCTCACACACCAAGCAAAGCCAACCATAGGTAACAGACAACTCAATTAGAGAGATGAGACTACCCTCGCTGGCTTGTCTCGGCAGGGAGACAACAGAAGGGGCCCTCTTCCCAAAGACCAATGCGCCATGCTCGGGGTATCTCGCCATCTAAAACGCCTCTAAAATGCAAGAGTACAAAAGGAAACCCCCTAGcccgccaaaaccaccagaTGTGCCAAGCTAGGGTATCAGCCTCCCTATTCCCATCCCATCTAATACCCCTTGTACCTcttatcctcccccctcaaccacccctccaccacctccctcccccgcctcaccatcccctccctctccctacccaaaacctccaactcccccagcaactccctctccacaaAAACCAAatgctccatctccaccgccaccccctgGTTGTCCCTTGTCCTATCAAACCTCAACTCCATCCTATTCCTCCTAACCTGCTCCAGCGCCTGCTGCTTCCCCCtaatcctctcctccatggccaaaatctcctccctcatccgaTACTGCTCAGTACCAAACTGCCCCGTTTGTCTCTCCCGCTCACCGACCGACCTCTCCAGCTCTGGGCCTAGAGATGGGGCTTCCTCGCGGGGTTTGGACTGGGCCGGGTTCCAGAAGGGGTAGTTTGGTGTGTCGTAGTTGCTtaggggtggaggggggtatTGTTGCCAGCttgtgagggagatggggaagaCACCACGGGCGGGGTTGTGCATTGGGATGCTGCGGTAGTGGTGGAttagggagggggtggagcCGGGGATGTGCCCTCCGGGGGAGATGCCGGCTCTTATGGCGGCTGttgtggcggttgttgtggcggttgttgtggcGGGTGAGTCTGGGggtgcggtggtgggctgtgggttgttgggtgggATGTTAGGAGGGGGGGCTGAGGGTGTGATTCTGAGAGAGTTGGTCGTGGTGGCGAGTGAACTATCGGTGGCTGTGGTCGGGGGATGAGCGCTGGTGTTAGAGCGCCTGCGGGTGCGGGTGCGGGTGGGAGAGTCCATTGTTGTTGATATTTGATGGGTGTGAAGTCTTGTTTGATGTCGAGGGGAAGGTTTTGTTGGCGTACGGGAAAGCCAAGGGTACGTTATATGTAGGGACTGGAGCATCTGGGTGGACAGTCTTGCCAGGTGAATGGGACGGGGTCTTGCACAACTCTTCAATTCAGATGACAATGGATTGGATCGGCGGGTGACCGATAGGTTCTTCGGCGCCATTTCATCTCTAACCGTCAAGAATGGGAAGGCACGAGAGCAAGTCGGAGAGCAGCTTGTTGGTGATATGGTCAGTTGCTCCGGATAAGGGCACAAGTCTCCATAGCAGCGAGGTCGTAAGGAGATTACAGATATCAGAGATGGACCTGTCCCCTCGATACTCATCATGATTGTTATTCTTTTACAAAGTGATaccttctctttcttccaTGCTAGATAGAAGTCCATCTACTGCTTGAGCTGAAAAGATCAAGTCACCAAAATACATCCATTACCCATCAAACCGCCAAGAAGAATCCGCTTCAACTTCCTAGACTATACAAGTCCATAATCTGTCCGTCAAAACTCTCGAGCGAAGAAAGTCAGAGCCGATCACAAATCACTCTACCTTCGACGAAGACTcgaccaagaccaagaccaagacacCATTCACCaatctcaccaccaacaacaataGTCTTTCCGATCATAATTATGTCTGGTCTAAAGGGCATGATCGCTACCCAGCCGGTGGAAAGCAAGGCCCGCCCACTGATCCGGTATACCACGCTGTCTCACCTTCCCCTGAACGATCAGCTCTTAGTCTATCCTCAAAGCCAACATTCCGACAACATATTCCGACCGTTCCCGTCTCCCGGCCTCGGTCCCGCCCATTCCTTCGGTCAAGCCTGCCATCAACATACGCAATCTGCCAAACggaccccaacaacaggcGGGAGAGACtcgggtttttttttggccttcCTGACCGTACCCGAGCATATAACTTGAGTAAAGGGTGAGTGTTTTGCGGTGTGGGGCTTAAAGCTGAAAAGGGGCAAGTAAACAAAATCGATGTTGCTGTAACAACATCGAAAACAGGCATTCTGAGTACAGCGATATAAAATACATCTCGTCGTAAGATCAAGCTCTTTTTATATGTAAATCTGGGTATCGCTCATTCAAATCCTCCTACTACGTCACATTCCAACAGCTCCCAGACGAAATATCTCAAGACGCCACCGGCCCAACCGAcaccttctccatctccctcctctgcatCTCCATCTCAGCATACATActaatcctctccctcctcttcctctccgctTCCAACTCCGCAAACCTCCCCCTGGCACCGTGCTTAATCTTGGTGATCATATCCGCCGCCTTCCCCCTCGTGATATCCCCCGGCTCAAGCGGAACCAGCTTCGACCTCAGCTTATTCAAAAATCTCAGCTGCCCCTCCGACGCCGGCGCCTTCCTCCACGGCATCCTCTGTGAGATATAAAAGGGCGCATAAAATTCCGCCACAAACCTATCACACCCATGTACCGCATCCCTAAAATCCATCGTCCTTAATATCTCCCTCGGCGCCGCCCACGGTGACTTCCCATTCGAGAGAGCCCTCATCACATACCCCTTCCACATcgtctttttctctccctcctcctctccatctttcCCGCGTGGGGTTTCAGCCActtccttctccaaccgCATCACATCCCTATCCGTGCTCAAAACGTACTTGTTCGGATTCACCTGCACCCACGCATTCTGACTAATAGCCCTAATATGCTTCTCCCCCGCCGCATCCGAGATCAGGTCAAAAACAGAATCATACTCGGTAAACGCCACCTTGTAGCTCTCTCCCGTCGGACACGCCTTCTTGGCAGCCTTCGacatcctcttctccctcccctccgccgtctccttcttctctcccccctctctcgcCAAAGCGAGAAGTTCCCCTCCCGTCTTCTCCGCAACCAACTCATCCGGATCCAGCCCAAACAGCGTCGGCGTGGTGATGATCCCCACGTCCAAACTCGCCACCATGTCAATAACATGACAattctccttcccctcatGCAGCCTCATCCCCCGTCCGATCATCTGTATCAGCAAATTCCTCGACCTCGTTGGCCTGGCCAACACCACGCAGTCAATATTGGGAATATCCGTCCCCTCGGTAAAAACACCACAGTTAAGCAAGACAGGAAACTCCTTTTTCTTGAACTTCTCCAGCGTTTCTGCCCGCTCCTTGGCCGGGGTGTCGCCGAATACATACCTGGCATCAATCCCGTGATGCCGAAACCGTTCCGTCAAAGCCGCCACATGGCTCAGATCAACGCAAAAGACCAGCGTGGACTGTCTCTTTGGTGGTGCGGCTTTTGCAAACCAGGCTCGAACGACAATGTCGTTTAGCTGGGGGGAGTTGACGGCTCTTGACAACGAGGCGGTTTCGAACTCGCCTGTCCCACCCGCACCCTTGGTTCGGACGCCGGAGAGGTCGGCTCTGGACTCGACGGTGGTGAAGACGACTTCGGAAAGCCACTTGTCCGCAATCATGTCGATGTAATCCTTGTGGTAGACGATCTCGTCGATGGCCGCTCCTAGTTTTAGGCCGTCTGAGCGGGAAAAGGTGGCTGATACGCCGACCAGAGTGGGGGACTCGGGTTGCTTTTGCCGGAGGTTCATGTGCTCCAAGATCTTGAGATAGCCTGGAGCGACGATGTGGTGTGCTTCATCGACGAGGACAAGTTTGTAGTTTGAGGGGTCGAACTTCAGGAGACGGTCTTTGGACAGGATGGATTGCATGCTGGCGACGGTGATGTCGGCAAAGCCGGTTGC
The window above is part of the Podospora bellae-mahoneyi strain CBS 112042 chromosome 3, whole genome shotgun sequence genome. Proteins encoded here:
- the irc3 gene encoding putative ATP-dependent helicase IRC3 (EggNog:ENOG503NWXY; COG:A; BUSCO:EOG09261CM0), yielding MKRLIKTALRLKESPKDPTTSFQLWPSRPFTTTTTRLSQESPPTPIQLRAYQEECIQAVLTSITQGHKRLGISLATGAGKTVIFTHLIDRVTPPNPQATRTLILAHRRELVEQAARHCQSAYPNKTVEVELGNLQATGFADITVASMQSILSKDRLLKFDPSNYKLVLVDEAHHIVAPGYLKILEHMNLRQKQPESPTLVGVSATFSRSDGLKLGAAIDEIVYHKDYIDMIADKWLSEVVFTTVESRADLSGVRTKGAGGTGEFETASLSRAVNSPQLNDIVVRAWFAKAAPPKRQSTLVFCVDLSHVAALTERFRHHGIDARYVFGDTPAKERAETLEKFKKKEFPVLLNCGVFTEGTDIPNIDCVVLARPTRSRNLLIQMIGRGMRLHEGKENCHVIDMVASLDVGIITTPTLFGLDPDELVAEKTGGELLALAREGGEKKETAEGREKRMSKAAKKACPTGESYKVAFTEYDSVFDLISDAAGEKHIRAISQNAWVQVNPNKYVLSTDRDVMRLEKEVAETPRGKDGEEEGEKKTMWKGYVMRALSNGKSPWAAPREILRTMDFRDAVHGCDRFVAEFYAPFYISQRMPWRKAPASEGQLRFLNKLRSKLVPLEPGDITRGKAADMITKIKHGARGRFAELEAERKRRERISMYAEMEMQRREMEKVSVGPVAS